From the genome of Oncorhynchus tshawytscha isolate Ot180627B linkage group LG31, Otsh_v2.0, whole genome shotgun sequence, one region includes:
- the lratd2a gene encoding protein LRATD2a, producing MGNQVDKIKQSQQSYAEVPTVDPNGLDTEEGPRIGVSYIFSTDDEEQEGENRNVDGADKEHHTGTEHKHCDKSNEVDCAVYHRGECIYEKSVKTAGMETYSPEILLNKCRAGDLVEFVTTGQYPHWAVYVGDFQVVHLHRAEIKNSFLTDASQGRRCRIVNELYKFKALSAEMVVQNAMEQVGAKDRELSWRNSECFAAWCRFGKREFKMGGEIRIGKQPYRLKIPMSDKQSHMLEFQCLEDLIMEKRRHDQVGRTSVVQELANHLNSVGEIKRNPLSDPITAQTAQ from the coding sequence ATGGGCAACCAGGTGGATAAAATTAAACAGTCACAACAAAGTTACGCAGAAGTTCCCACAGTGGACCCCAACGGGCTGGACACCGAGGAGGGTCCTCGGATCGGAGTGTCATATATTTTCTCAACAGATGACGAGGAACAGGAGGGTGAAAACCGTAACGTAGATGGAGCGGATAAGGAGCACCACACTGGTACGGAACATAAACACTGCGACAAGAGCAACGAGGTGGATTGCGCCGTTTACCACCGGGGGGAATGTATTTACGAGAAGAGCGTCAAGACCGCGGGCATGGAAACCTACTCCCCCGAGATCCTACTAAACAAATGCAGGGCAGGTGACCTGGTGGAGTTTGTAACCACGGGACAGTACCCCCACTGGGCGGTGTATGTCGGTGACTTCCAGGTGGTGCACCTGCACAGAGCAGAGATAAAGAACAGCTTCCTGACAGACGCCAGCCAGGGAAGGAGATGTAGGATagtcaacgagctgtataaattCAAAGCCCTCAGCGCCGAGATGGTGGTTCAGAACGCTATGGAACAGGTAGGAGCTAAAGACAGAGAGTTGAGCTGGAGAAATTCAGAGTGCTTTGCCGCTTGGTGCAGGTTTGGCAAACGGGAGTTCAAAATGGGCGGGGAGATCCGGATAGGAAAACAGCCATACAGGTTAAAGATCCCGATGTCAGATAAACAGTCTCACATGCTGGAGTTCCAGTGTTTAGAGGACTTGAtcatggagaagaggagacacgACCAGGTGGGAAGGACATCAGTGGTCCAGGAGCTGGCCAATCATTTGAACAGTGTCGGGGAGATCAAAAGGAATCCACTCAGTGATCCAATAACAGCACAGACCGCACAGTGA